A window of Desulfuromonas soudanensis genomic DNA:
TGCGGCGCACCCCGGCGGCGATGCCGCTCTCGGCAAGGATCTTGAAGAGGCCGATGTCGCCGGCGGCGCGGATGTGGGTGCCGCCGCAGAGTTCCCTGCTGAAGTCGCCGACGCGGACCACCCGCACCCGGTCGCCGTACTTCTCGCCGAAGAGGGCGGTGGCGCCGGTGGCGATGGCGTCGTCGGCGGCCATCTCCTCGGTTTCCACCTGCTGGTTGTCCCGGATCCGCCCGTTGACTTCCCTCTCGATCTGCACCAGCTCCTCGGCGCTCACCGGAGAGAAGTGGGTGAAATCGAAGCGCAGCCGCTCCGGGGTGACCTGGGAGCCGGCCTGTTTGATGTGGTCGCCGAGGACCGCGGTCAGCACGGCCTGCAGGATGTGGGTCGCCGTGTGGTTGAGGGCGGTCGCCTGGCGAAGGGGGAGATCGACGGTGAGATCGGCGGCCTCCCCCTGCTGCACGCTCCCTTTGGTCACGGTGCCGACGTGGACGGTCAGGGAGGGGAGGGGCTTTCTCGTCTCGTCGATCCGGACCCGGCCGGAGCCGGTGGAAATTTCGCCGCGGTCCCCGGCCTGTCCGCCGGATTCGCCGTAGAAGGGGGTGACCGAGGTGATGATTTCGACCCGGTCGCCTTCGGCGGCCTTTGAAACCGGTACGCCGTTTTTGAGGATCGCCGTGATGGTGCCGTAATCGCTGAGGGTCTGGTAGCCGGTGAACTCGCTCTCTACCCCCTCTTCGAAGAGCGTGCGGTAGATGGCGGAGACGGCTTCTTCCCCCGATCCCTTCCAGTGCTCCCGGGCCTTCTGGCGCTGCTGGTTCATGCAGGCCTCGAACCCCGCTTCGTCGAGAGTAAGGCCTGTCCCTTCGACGATGTCGGCGGTGAGATCGACGGGGAAGCCGAAGGTGTCGTAGAGGCGGAAGACGATCTCGCCGGGGACGACGGTCTGCTTGAGCGTCCGGAGCTTTTCCACCTCGTCGTTGAGGATGCGCAGGCCGTTGTCGAGGGTCTGGATGAAGCGCTCCTCTTCGATTTTGACGATCTTCGTCACATAGTCGGCCCGCTCCCTGAGGTCGGGATAGGCCTCGGCCATCGCCTCCATGACGTAGCGGGCGCTGCGATAGAGCATCGGCTCGGTGAAGCCGAGCATCTTGGCGTGGCGGGCGGCGCGGCGCAGGATTCGCCGCAGGACGTAGCCCCGCCCTTCGTTGGAGGGGAGGACGCCGTCGGCGATGAGAAAGGCGGTGGCCCGGGAGTGGTCGGCGATGACCCGCATCGACACGTCGTTGTCGGCGTCGGCGCCGTAGCGTTTTCCCGCAAGCTTTTCGATAAAGGCGATGATGCCGCGCAGCAGGTCCGTGTCGTAGTTGGTCTTGACCCCCTGCATGACGGTGGTGATGCGCTCGAGCCCCATGCCGGTGTCGACGGAGGGTTTGGGGAGGGGGGTGAGGGTGCCGTCGGCGCTGCGGTTGAACTGCATGAAGACGTTGTTCCAGATCTCCATGTAGCGGTCGCAGTCGCAGCCGACGGCGCAGTCGGGAGAGCCGCAGCCGACCTCGGGGCCGTTGTCCCAGAAGATCTCGGTGCAGGGGCCGCAGGGGCCGGTGTCGCCCATGGACCAGAAGTTGTCCTTCTCGCCGAAGCGGTAGATCCGCTCCTTGGGCACCCCCTCCTGTTCGTGCCAGATCGCTGCGGCCTCGTCGTCCTCGGTGAAGACGGTGACGTAGAGGTGCTCCTTGTCGAGGCGGAGTTCCTGGGTCAGAAACTCCCAGGCATAGGCGATCGCCTCCTTCTTGAAATAGTCGCCGAAGGAGAAGTTGCCGAGCATCTCGAAGAAGGTGTGGTGGCGGGCGGTGCGGCCGACGTTTTCCAGGTCGTTGTGCTTGCCGCCGGCGCGTACGCACTTCTGCGAGCTCGCCGCCCGGACGTAGGGCCGTTTCTCCTGGCCGAGGAAGCAGTCCTTGAACTGGTTCATCCCGGCGTTGGTGAAGAGGAGGGTCGGGTCGTTGTGGGGGACCAGGGAAGAGGAGGGGACGACGGTGTGTCCCCGGTCCTCGAAATATTTGAGAAAACGTGCGCGGATCTGGTTGCCGGTGATCATGGAGACTCTCTTGACCTCTCTTCTTTGAAAAATGTCAGGACCTGCGACAGGGCAAAACCCCGGCGGAGAAAATAGTTGACGACCCGTTGCCGCTGCCGGTCGTCGGCCTGGCGGTAATCGAAGCTGGGGAAACGGCGCTCGGCCAGTGCGGCCAGGACTTCTTCGCGAGTGAATTCGTCTTCGGCCTCGGCAGCCGCGTCGCGGGCCTCTCCCTCGACGATGCCGTGGCGGCGCAGGTCGTCGAGGAGGCGCCGCCCGACGGCGCGCCCCTGGCGGAGGAGGGACCGCGCCCGCTCCCGGGCAAAGCGGCGATCATCGAGATAACCGAGGCGGCGGCAGCGTTCCAGCACCGAGGCGATGGCCTCTTCGTCGTGTCCCTTGAGTCGCAGGCGCTCGCCGAGCTCGGCTTCGCTGCGGTCCCGGACGGTGAGCAGGCGCAGAGCCGCGGCGAAGGGGTCAGAAACGCTCAATCTTCGGTTCGTCCTCCCCGGTGTTGTCCTCTCCGTTTTTCTCGAAGGAGTCCCAGCTGAGATCGGAGGTGGAAGAGATCCCCGACACCTTGAGCTTGAAGTCGTCGGGATTGGAACACTGGCGCAGCGCTTCTTCGAAGGTGATCAGCTTCTTTTTGAAGAGGACCATCAGCGACTGGTCGAAGGTCTGCATGCCGTAGGAGACGAACCCCTGCTGGATGGCGTCGCGCAGCAGACGGGTCTTCTCCTTGTCGTCGATGAGTTCGCGGGTGCGGGCGGTGGAGATCATGACCTCGACCGCCGGAACCCGCCCCTTGCCGTCGGCCCGCGGAACCAGGCGCTGGGAGACGATCCCCTTGATGACCGAGGCGAGCTGCAGCCGGACCTGGCGCTGCTGGTAGGGGGGGAAGACCGAGACGATGCGGCTGATGGTTTCGGTGGCGTCGATGGTGTGCAGGGTGGAGAGGACCAGGTGCCCGGTTTCGGCGGCGTGCAGGGCGGTCTCGATCGTTTCGAAGTCGCGCATCTCGCCGACGAGGATGACGTCGGGATCCTGGCGCAGGGCGCTTTTCAGGGCGACGTCGAAACCCTCGGTGTCGAAGCCGACCTCCCGCTGGTTGACCAGGCACTTCTTGTCGCGGTGCAGGTATTCGATGGGGTCTTCGATGGTGATGATATGCGCCGTCTGGTTGGAATTGATGTAGTCGATCATCGCGGCCAGAGTCGTCGATTTCCCCGAGCCGGTCGCCCCGGTGACCAGGATCAGGCCGCGGTTCTCGAGGGTCAGCTTCTTCAGGACCGGCGGCAGGCTCAGGGTTTCGATGTCGGGGACATCGAAGGGGATGGCGCGAAAGACCAGGGAGGTCGAGCCGCGCTGGGAAAAGACGTTGACGCGGAAGCGCCCCAGCCCCGGCACCCCGTAGGAGAGGTCGGCCTCGTGGGTCTCCTCGTAGCGGGCCCGCTGCCGCTCGTTCATGATGGCGTGCGCCATCTTCTCCGTCTCCTCGGGGGAGATCCGCGGCGCCTTGGGATGGGGACGGAGGGCGCCGTCGATCCGGTAGGTCGGCGGCAGTCCGGCTTTGATATGGATGTCCGAGGCCTTGGCCTTGAGAGCGACGGACAGGATGTCGTTGAGTTCCATTTTTTATCCCTTGGCCGCCTTGGCCGGAGGCGTTTCGGCACCTTTGGCCGGGGGCGTTTCGGCGGACGGGAGCCCGAAATGCGTCAGGACCTTCTCCTCGATGGCGCGGGCGGTCTCCGGGTGTTCCTTGAGGAACTGCTTGGCGTTCTCCCGTCCCTGGCCGATGCGCTCGCCGTTGTAGGAGTACCAGGCGCCGCTCTTTTCGATGATGTTGGTCTCGGCGCCGAGGTCGACGATGTCTCCTTCGCGGGAGATCCCGGTGCCGTACATGATGTCGAATTCCGCCTCTTTGAAGGGGGGGGCGACCTTGTTTTTGACGACCTTGACCCGGGTGCGGTTGCCGATGACGTCCTGGCCCGACTTGAGGGAGGCGATGCGGCGGATATCCAGGCGCACCGAGGCGTAGAACTTGAGGGCGTTGCCGCCGGTGGTGGTCTCGGGATTGCCGAACATCACGCCGATCTTCATGCGGATC
This region includes:
- a CDS encoding regulatory protein RecX — translated: MSVSDPFAAALRLLTVRDRSEAELGERLRLKGHDEEAIASVLERCRRLGYLDDRRFARERARSLLRQGRAVGRRLLDDLRRHGIVEGEARDAAAEAEDEFTREEVLAALAERRFPSFDYRQADDRQRQRVVNYFLRRGFALSQVLTFFKEERSRESP
- a CDS encoding type IV pilus twitching motility protein PilT; translation: MELNDILSVALKAKASDIHIKAGLPPTYRIDGALRPHPKAPRISPEETEKMAHAIMNERQRARYEETHEADLSYGVPGLGRFRVNVFSQRGSTSLVFRAIPFDVPDIETLSLPPVLKKLTLENRGLILVTGATGSGKSTTLAAMIDYINSNQTAHIITIEDPIEYLHRDKKCLVNQREVGFDTEGFDVALKSALRQDPDVILVGEMRDFETIETALHAAETGHLVLSTLHTIDATETISRIVSVFPPYQQRQVRLQLASVIKGIVSQRLVPRADGKGRVPAVEVMISTARTRELIDDKEKTRLLRDAIQQGFVSYGMQTFDQSLMVLFKKKLITFEEALRQCSNPDDFKLKVSGISSTSDLSWDSFEKNGEDNTGEDEPKIERF
- the alaS gene encoding alanine--tRNA ligase, translated to MTGNQIRARFLKYFEDRGHTVVPSSSLVPHNDPTLLFTNAGMNQFKDCFLGQEKRPYVRAASSQKCVRAGGKHNDLENVGRTARHHTFFEMLGNFSFGDYFKKEAIAYAWEFLTQELRLDKEHLYVTVFTEDDEAAAIWHEQEGVPKERIYRFGEKDNFWSMGDTGPCGPCTEIFWDNGPEVGCGSPDCAVGCDCDRYMEIWNNVFMQFNRSADGTLTPLPKPSVDTGMGLERITTVMQGVKTNYDTDLLRGIIAFIEKLAGKRYGADADNDVSMRVIADHSRATAFLIADGVLPSNEGRGYVLRRILRRAARHAKMLGFTEPMLYRSARYVMEAMAEAYPDLRERADYVTKIVKIEEERFIQTLDNGLRILNDEVEKLRTLKQTVVPGEIVFRLYDTFGFPVDLTADIVEGTGLTLDEAGFEACMNQQRQKAREHWKGSGEEAVSAIYRTLFEEGVESEFTGYQTLSDYGTITAILKNGVPVSKAAEGDRVEIITSVTPFYGESGGQAGDRGEISTGSGRVRIDETRKPLPSLTVHVGTVTKGSVQQGEAADLTVDLPLRQATALNHTATHILQAVLTAVLGDHIKQAGSQVTPERLRFDFTHFSPVSAEELVQIEREVNGRIRDNQQVETEEMAADDAIATGATALFGEKYGDRVRVVRVGDFSRELCGGTHIRAAGDIGLFKILAESGIAAGVRRIEAVTGARALECVQEEEATLARLAVLVKSDRGQLEGRLKKLLDQQKELEREIESMQGRLNAGRASELLAQVREVEGVRLLISRADDLDGKGLRELADQLRERLGSGVIVLGAAADDKASLLVAVTKDLTGRLQAGKLIAPLAETVGGRGGGRPDLAQAGGNLPGNLDQALGAATDLVARSLGGG